Genomic segment of Avibacterium volantium:
CACTTCTTGCACATCGTGAGAAACCACGATAGAAGTGAGCTGTAAGGCTTGATTTAAGCGTTTAATCAGGCTCACAATCACACCCATACTAATCGGATCTTGCCCTGTAAAGGGTTCATCATACATAATTAATTCAGGGTCAAGGGCAATGGTTCGCGCCAAGGCTGCGCGTCTTGCCATACCGCCAGATAATTCAGAAGGCATTAAATCCGCTGCACCGCGTAACCCCACCGCTTGCAACTTCATCAATACCATTTCACGGATTAATTGTTCTGGCAAATTGGTATGTTCACGAATAGGGAACGCCACGTTATCAAAGGTGGACATATCGGTAAACAATGCGCCTGACTGAAAGAGCATTCCGATGCGCTGACGCAATTTATAAAGCTCCGTACGGGACATTTGACAAATATCCTTACCATCGACCAAAATTTCACCGCCATCAGGTGAAAGTTGCCCACCAATAAGACGCAACAAGGTGGTTTTTCCAATCCCTGACGGCCCCATTATGGCGGTAATTTTTCCCTGTTCAACGCGTAAATTCAGGCGATCATAAATGACACGCTCACCACGCTTAAAGGTGAGATTTTTTACTTCTACAAAAGAACGAGTCATAGCACGCTTATTCACCTGTGTTGTTCAAAATGTGGCAATGATATGCGATGCAAACAGAATGTCAAAGACTGTTTTCCTATTTTATTCA
This window contains:
- the mlaF gene encoding phospholipid ABC transporter ATP-binding protein MlaF yields the protein MTRSFVEVKNLTFKRGERVIYDRLNLRVEQGKITAIMGPSGIGKTTLLRLIGGQLSPDGGEILVDGKDICQMSRTELYKLRQRIGMLFQSGALFTDMSTFDNVAFPIREHTNLPEQLIREMVLMKLQAVGLRGAADLMPSELSGGMARRAALARTIALDPELIMYDEPFTGQDPISMGVIVSLIKRLNQALQLTSIVVSHDVQEVLSIADYAYIIADKKVIAEGTPAELLASQDPQVQQFIKGEADGPVRFHYPAGDYVQELFDDK